The following coding sequences are from one uncultured Desulfobacter sp. window:
- a CDS encoding AAA family ATPase: MSLKIIDIETTKRILDIELSVLYEKIAAGQYPSLTKRNNKSYYSVHDLDTILNNRKKQIATFMNIKGGVGKTTLSTNMAAGLALSGKKVLFLDFDPQANGTIIVSGRDDFEKSFYNYLTGEKVLSDLICDTQIDNLKIIPSNMILFNFNTAKYDLATLGKFEADLDEVKNNFDIIIIDTPPSTFGLLAVLGVIVSTDIYICVEPGSLSLENMDIIFKEIAALKRILDQEPTVKVLLNKLDNRTKISGESNKLLQSTFNDRMADSTIRINTKFIEASANYQSIFEHHLKSAEDIIKLIIEFRWGV, from the coding sequence ATGAGTCTAAAAATCATAGATATTGAAACCACAAAAAGAATTCTGGACATAGAACTTTCTGTGCTTTATGAAAAAATTGCCGCAGGGCAATACCCTTCGCTGACCAAAAGAAATAACAAAAGCTACTATTCAGTCCACGACCTTGACACCATATTAAATAACCGGAAAAAACAGATCGCCACCTTCATGAATATTAAAGGGGGTGTCGGTAAAACCACATTATCCACAAATATGGCTGCAGGTTTGGCGCTCTCGGGCAAGAAAGTACTATTTCTTGACTTTGATCCCCAGGCAAACGGTACAATAATTGTGAGCGGCAGGGACGATTTTGAAAAATCATTCTACAACTACCTGACAGGAGAAAAAGTACTGTCGGATTTAATATGCGATACCCAGATAGACAATCTAAAAATCATCCCTTCAAACATGATCTTATTCAATTTTAATACAGCCAAATACGATCTTGCAACCCTGGGAAAATTTGAAGCGGACCTGGATGAGGTCAAAAACAATTTTGATATCATTATTATCGACACCCCGCCCTCAACGTTCGGCCTCCTGGCTGTTCTGGGCGTGATCGTTTCCACGGATATCTATATCTGTGTGGAGCCTGGGTCCCTAAGCCTGGAGAACATGGATATCATTTTTAAAGAAATTGCGGCATTAAAACGTATCTTGGACCAAGAACCGACCGTAAAAGTACTGTTAAATAAACTTGACAACCGTACTAAGATCTCCGGTGAAAGCAATAAACTTCTCCAAAGCACCTTTAATGATAGAATGGCAGACAGTACCATCCGCATCAACACCAAGTTCATTGAAGCCTCAGCCAATTATCAATCCATTTTTGAGCACCACTTGAAAAGTGCTGAAGATATTATAAAACTGATCATAGAATTCAGGTGGGGGGTATAA
- a CDS encoding ParB/RepB/Spo0J family partition protein has translation MGFGDQFKESFGEKMLNSIISQDDIKNIPLSQIDFDDTQFEYRIIRDLAPLVESLKKDGQKIPAMVRKKQNKYQLICGFRRARALQKIGTPNIKAFVYDTISDQEAHRISIIENEERKNLNDIDRANAIVKLKKESFKIDEIIHITGLSERSIHDIAKLLETPEIIQKNIERLGRSKAILIHRHRELFPSVDTFNAFVVSAVEKEMSRREIQNHCNRLKTVPRKEQSKQAPMTFNFPLPSNISSRKGGIVMTAETKSDLIDTLENFLELLRKET, from the coding sequence ATGGGCTTTGGCGACCAGTTCAAGGAATCTTTTGGCGAAAAAATGCTGAACAGCATCATCTCACAGGATGACATTAAAAACATCCCTTTGTCCCAAATCGATTTCGATGACACCCAATTTGAGTACCGGATCATCAGGGATCTTGCGCCACTGGTAGAATCGCTTAAAAAAGACGGTCAAAAAATCCCGGCGATGGTACGAAAAAAACAAAACAAATACCAGCTGATCTGCGGATTCAGGCGCGCCCGGGCACTGCAAAAAATCGGTACTCCCAACATCAAGGCCTTTGTCTATGATACGATTTCCGACCAGGAAGCCCACCGCATATCCATTATAGAAAATGAAGAGCGAAAAAACCTCAATGATATTGACCGGGCCAATGCCATTGTGAAATTAAAAAAAGAATCATTTAAAATTGATGAGATCATACACATTACAGGGCTTTCCGAACGCTCCATACACGATATCGCCAAACTGCTGGAGACCCCGGAGATCATTCAAAAAAATATAGAACGGCTTGGACGCTCAAAAGCAATCCTCATCCATCGCCACAGGGAACTGTTCCCGTCCGTTGACACATTCAATGCGTTTGTTGTCAGTGCTGTGGAAAAAGAGATGTCCCGCAGAGAAATTCAAAATCATTGTAACCGATTGAAAACCGTACCCCGTAAAGAGCAATCAAAACAAGCCCCGATGACCTTTAACTTTCCACTCCCGTCGAACATCAGCTCCCGAAAAGGCGGTATCGTTATGACGGCCGAGACCAAATCAGACCTTATTGACACGCTTGAAAATTTTCTTGAATTACTGAGAAAAGAAACTTGA
- a CDS encoding TolC family protein → MGVAGLSPLGTRIQLGHTLEDLTNDFDLEDKHEYRGFLGISLVQPILKNWGVETTRANIEISKDNAAISFQDYRKRTMEIVGNGIISFWDLYRSMEVIKILRESVNVTEQLLKDTKARVRAGKLAETMIYEAMAGVNNRKALLFEARQQLAANRANLKNYISYTGHYDNEAVTIDAAPDPKIPELDFDLMMENARQNLPEYISARIKKGREERRVSYAKNQTLPDLDLKASYGYASCNCSPL, encoded by the coding sequence TTGGGTGTAGCAGGACTCTCACCCCTGGGGACCCGGATACAACTGGGACATACCCTGGAAGATCTCACAAATGACTTTGACTTGGAAGACAAGCACGAATACAGGGGCTTTCTTGGTATAAGCCTGGTGCAGCCCATTCTTAAAAACTGGGGCGTAGAAACCACACGGGCCAACATCGAAATTTCAAAAGACAATGCTGCGATTTCATTCCAGGATTACCGGAAAAGAACCATGGAAATTGTAGGAAACGGGATTATTTCATTTTGGGATTTGTACCGGTCTATGGAGGTCATAAAGATACTCCGGGAATCGGTAAATGTAACAGAGCAATTGCTTAAAGATACCAAGGCCAGGGTCAGGGCGGGCAAACTGGCCGAAACAATGATCTATGAAGCCATGGCCGGTGTAAACAACAGGAAAGCCCTTCTCTTTGAAGCCCGCCAGCAACTGGCAGCCAACAGGGCAAACCTTAAAAATTATATCTCTTACACCGGGCACTACGACAATGAGGCCGTTACCATCGACGCGGCCCCGGACCCAAAAATCCCTGAACTTGATTTTGACCTCATGATGGAAAATGCCAGACAAAACCTCCCCGAATATATCTCAGCCCGGATTAAAAAAGGCAGGGAAGAAAGACGCGTATCTTACGCCAAAAATCAAACCCTTCCCGACCTTGATTTAAAGGCATCCTATGGATACGCCAGTTGTAACTGCTCACCCCTATAA